One genomic region from Arthrobacter sp. YN encodes:
- a CDS encoding MFS transporter, giving the protein MTKTQTNQTFSLRSVALPAFGPALLFCIGEGAVLPVIALSARDLGASVAVSALIVTLIGLGSWIFNIPASIITEKFGERWSIVGAGALGAIALGAAAFAPQMEHGLWLLAASMTLVGMSASVFNLARQKFLTEAVPVLYRARALSTLGGVTRIGLFIGPFVGAGVMQFAGISGAYWVGFAGMMAAAALSLTIPDLVAPDMSDGAPRPPASTLRSVAASHSGVFLTVGFGILLLSALRASRQVVIPLWADHLGLDATHASLLFGLSGAIDMLVFYPAGKLMDRKGRQWVAIPSTVVMGSALILIPFTAGFVPLLLVALLIGFGNGISSGLIMTLGADFSPDNGRSHFLGIWRFIADSGGTGGPVLLSGLTAAISLSAGIWATGVLGFAAAVVFAVAIPRLKHRRNY; this is encoded by the coding sequence ATGACCAAGACCCAGACAAACCAAACGTTCAGCCTTCGCAGCGTTGCTTTGCCGGCCTTCGGGCCCGCGTTGCTGTTCTGTATCGGTGAAGGGGCGGTCCTGCCGGTCATCGCGCTCTCGGCGCGTGACCTCGGGGCGTCCGTGGCAGTTTCCGCGCTGATTGTGACCCTGATCGGGCTGGGGTCCTGGATCTTCAACATTCCGGCGTCGATCATCACGGAGAAGTTCGGCGAACGATGGTCTATTGTCGGGGCCGGCGCCTTGGGCGCGATAGCGCTGGGTGCGGCAGCGTTTGCACCGCAAATGGAGCACGGCCTGTGGCTGCTGGCGGCTTCGATGACGCTGGTGGGCATGTCAGCCAGCGTCTTCAACCTTGCCCGGCAGAAGTTCCTGACAGAAGCGGTCCCGGTTCTCTATCGCGCACGGGCACTGTCCACATTGGGCGGCGTGACCAGGATCGGTCTCTTCATCGGACCCTTCGTTGGGGCCGGCGTCATGCAGTTCGCGGGCATCAGCGGCGCGTATTGGGTGGGCTTTGCGGGCATGATGGCGGCCGCGGCTTTGTCGCTCACCATCCCGGATTTAGTGGCTCCGGATATGTCCGACGGCGCTCCTCGCCCTCCAGCGTCCACGCTGCGGAGCGTCGCCGCCTCCCATTCGGGCGTGTTCCTGACCGTTGGGTTCGGGATTCTGCTGTTGAGTGCCTTGCGTGCCTCGCGTCAGGTGGTGATCCCGTTGTGGGCGGATCACCTGGGGCTCGACGCCACGCATGCCTCGCTGTTGTTCGGTCTGTCCGGCGCAATCGACATGCTGGTGTTCTACCCTGCCGGAAAGCTTATGGACAGGAAAGGCCGGCAATGGGTGGCCATCCCGTCCACGGTAGTCATGGGATCGGCCTTGATCCTGATTCCGTTCACTGCCGGGTTTGTGCCGTTGCTTTTGGTCGCGCTGCTGATCGGGTTCGGCAACGGCATTAGTTCAGGACTCATTATGACGCTGGGTGCCGACTTCTCGCCGGACAATGGCCGCAGTCACTTCCTGGGCATCTGGCGCTTCATCGCTGACTCGGGCGGAACCGGGGGACCGGTGCTGCTTTCCGGGCTGACGGCCGCCATCTCACTGTCCGCAGGGATCTGGGCCACAGGCGTACTGGGCTTCGCAGCCGCAGTGGTGTTCGCCGTCGCAATTCCCAGATTGAAGCATCGGCGCAATTACTGA